A genomic stretch from Mycobacterium malmoense includes:
- a CDS encoding MarR family winged helix-turn-helix transcriptional regulator, which translates to MSSAPAGDRPDGVAFLLAQLGHHAATMFAEATATIELGPAHAGILRAIADEPGRSQQALSAQLGVLPSRIVVYVDELEERGYVERRRNPNDRRLHALYLTAAGKRLMRKLSELARQHELRLTAGLDPEQRSALRTLLAAMARQQGLTPHVHPGYRTIVQPAK; encoded by the coding sequence GTGTCATCAGCTCCAGCCGGCGACCGTCCCGATGGTGTGGCCTTCCTGTTGGCTCAGCTCGGCCACCATGCCGCGACGATGTTCGCCGAAGCGACTGCCACCATCGAGCTGGGCCCGGCACACGCGGGAATCCTGCGCGCGATCGCCGACGAGCCCGGCCGCAGCCAGCAAGCGCTCAGCGCTCAATTGGGCGTGTTGCCCAGCCGCATCGTCGTCTACGTCGACGAACTCGAGGAGCGTGGCTATGTCGAGCGTCGCCGCAACCCGAACGACCGCCGGCTGCATGCCCTTTACCTCACCGCGGCCGGGAAAAGGTTGATGCGCAAGCTTTCCGAACTCGCGCGCCAGCACGAACTCCGGCTCACTGCCGGGCTTGACCCGGAGCAACGCAGCGCCCTGCGTACCCTTCTCGCCGCGATGGCGCGGCAGCAGGGCCTGACGCCGCACGTCCACCCTGGTTACCGCACGATTGTCCAGCCGGCTAAGTGA
- a CDS encoding transglutaminase family protein — translation MWRLRVVHTTGYAYQSPVTASYNEARLTPRSDTRQNVILNRVETIPATRSYRYIDYWGTAVTAFDLHAPHTDLTVTSSSVVETDRPEPAVKHVGWSDLHSEAMVDRFDELLRPTAHTPASKRAASVAKKIAKTCDPQQAVVAVAKWVRGELDYLPGTTGVHSSGLDALNEGKGVCQDFVHLSLILLRSMGIPGRYVSGYLHPKPDAIVGDTVDGRSHAWIQAWTGGWWNYDPTNDTEITEQYVSVGAGRDYTDVSPLKGIYSGRGATDLDVIVEVTRLA, via the coding sequence ATGTGGCGGCTGCGGGTGGTGCACACCACCGGGTACGCCTACCAGTCGCCGGTGACCGCCTCCTATAACGAAGCCCGGCTGACGCCGCGGTCGGACACCAGACAAAACGTCATCCTCAACCGCGTCGAGACCATCCCGGCGACCCGGTCCTACCGCTACATCGACTATTGGGGCACCGCCGTCACGGCGTTCGACCTGCACGCGCCGCACACCGACCTCACGGTGACGTCGTCCTCGGTCGTCGAGACCGACCGGCCGGAGCCAGCGGTGAAGCACGTCGGCTGGAGCGACCTGCACTCCGAGGCCATGGTCGATCGCTTCGACGAATTGCTCCGCCCGACCGCGCACACCCCGGCAAGCAAGCGTGCTGCGTCGGTGGCCAAAAAGATCGCCAAGACCTGCGATCCCCAGCAGGCCGTCGTCGCCGTGGCCAAATGGGTGCGCGGCGAACTGGACTACCTGCCAGGGACCACCGGTGTGCACTCGTCCGGGTTGGACGCGCTGAACGAGGGCAAGGGCGTCTGCCAGGACTTCGTGCACCTGTCGCTAATTCTATTGCGCAGCATGGGAATTCCCGGTCGCTATGTGTCCGGGTACTTGCATCCCAAACCTGATGCCATCGTCGGGGATACCGTGGACGGGCGAAGCCACGCCTGGATTCAGGCCTGGACCGGTGGTTGGTGGAACTACGACCCCACCAACGACACCGAGATCACCGAGCAATACGTCAGCGTGGGTGCCGGCCGCGACTACACCGACGTTTCCCCGCTGAAAGGCATCTATTCCGGGCGGGGCGCAACCGATCTCGACGTGATCGTGGAGGTCACCCGGCTGGCCTAG
- a CDS encoding alpha-E domain-containing protein, with product MLARNAEALYWIGRYVERADDTARILDVALHQLLEDSSVDPDQASRLLLRVLGIDPPDHDLDVWSLTDLVAFSTNVSGGCSIVDAVTAARENAKSAREVTSSETWECLNTTYHALAERERAAKRLGPHEFLSFIEGRAAMFAGLADSTLSRDDGYRFMVLGRAIERVDMTVRLLLSRVGDSATSPAWVTLLRSAGAHDTYLRTYRGVLDAGRVVEFMLLDRLFPRSVFYSLRLAEHNLDELLHNPQSRIGATAEAQRLLGRARSELEFVQPGVLLESLESRLAGLQRTCRDVGEALSLQYFHLTPWVAWSDAGQRARMVTRPGET from the coding sequence ATGCTGGCCCGTAACGCCGAGGCGCTCTATTGGATCGGTCGCTACGTCGAGCGCGCCGACGACACCGCACGAATCCTGGACGTGGCGCTGCACCAATTGCTCGAGGATTCCAGCGTCGACCCGGACCAGGCGTCACGGCTGCTGCTGCGGGTGCTCGGCATCGACCCGCCGGATCACGACCTGGACGTCTGGTCGTTGACCGACCTGGTGGCCTTCAGCACCAACGTGTCGGGCGGCTGTTCGATCGTCGACGCCGTCACGGCGGCGCGGGAAAACGCGAAGTCGGCCCGGGAGGTGACGTCCAGCGAGACCTGGGAATGCCTCAACACCACCTACCACGCCCTGGCCGAACGCGAGCGCGCCGCTAAACGCCTTGGCCCGCACGAGTTTCTGTCGTTCATCGAGGGCCGGGCGGCGATGTTCGCCGGCCTGGCCGACTCGACGCTCTCGCGCGACGACGGATACCGCTTCATGGTGCTGGGCCGCGCGATCGAGCGCGTCGACATGACGGTGCGGCTGTTGCTGTCGCGGGTCGGGGACAGCGCAACGTCCCCGGCGTGGGTGACGCTGTTGCGCTCGGCGGGCGCGCACGACACCTACCTGCGCACCTACCGCGGTGTGCTAGACGCCGGCCGGGTGGTCGAATTCATGCTGCTCGACCGGCTGTTTCCGCGTTCGGTGTTCTACTCGCTGCGGCTGGCCGAACACAATCTCGACGAGCTGCTGCATAATCCGCAGAGCCGGATCGGGGCCACCGCCGAGGCGCAGCGGCTGCTCGGGAGGGCACGCAGCGAACTGGAATTCGTGCAACCCGGTGTGCTGCTCGAATCCTTGGAGAGCCGTCTGGCCGGCCTGCAGCGAACCTGCCGCGATGTGGGAGAAGCCTTGTCGCTGCAATACTTTCACTTGACCCCTTGGGTGGCGTGGTCGGATGCCGGCCAGCGCGCCCGAATGGTCACCAGGCCCGGGGAAACCTGA
- a CDS encoding circularly permuted type 2 ATP-grasp protein — MSKVSLPSQLEETRRGSRGGAGRADARSERIFGGYHASASHAGVDAGVYSKAFDEMFDAQGAVRGPYKGIYAELAPSDASDLKARAEALGRAFIDQGITFSLSGQERPFPLDLVPRVISAAEWSRLERGITQRVKALEMYLDDVYGDQEILNDDIIPRRLITSCEHFHRQAVGIVPPNGVRIHVAGIDLIRDERGNFRVLEDNLRSPSGVSYVMENRRTMARVFPNLFATHRVRAVDDYSSHLLRALRNSAATNEADPTVVVLTPGVANSAYFEHSLLARQMGVELVEGRDLFCRDNQVYMRTTEGERQVDVIYRRIDDAFLDPLQFRADSVLGVAGLVNAARAGNVVISSAIGNGVGDDKLVYTYVPTMIEYYLGEKPLLANVETFRCWLDDEREEVLDRIDELVLKPVEGSGGYGIVFGPEASEKELAAVAKKIRDDPRSWIAQPMMELSTVPTQVEGTLAPRYVDLRPFAVNDGNDVWVLPGGLTRVALVEGSRVVNSSQGGGSKDTWVLAPRVSAGDRELGAAEVVRSLPKSIPDPALDGSRMTQQQPRPAEPPDEQPQQQQQQKAVH, encoded by the coding sequence ATCTCTAAAGTGAGCCTTCCGAGCCAGCTTGAGGAAACCAGGCGGGGGTCGCGCGGCGGTGCCGGGCGCGCGGACGCGCGTTCCGAGCGCATCTTCGGCGGGTACCACGCGTCGGCCTCCCACGCTGGCGTTGATGCAGGCGTTTATTCCAAGGCCTTCGACGAGATGTTCGACGCCCAGGGCGCCGTCCGCGGTCCCTACAAGGGCATCTACGCCGAGCTTGCGCCCTCGGACGCCTCGGACCTGAAGGCCCGCGCCGAAGCCCTGGGCCGCGCGTTCATCGACCAGGGCATCACGTTTTCGCTGTCGGGTCAGGAGCGGCCGTTTCCGCTCGACCTGGTGCCGCGGGTGATCTCGGCCGCCGAGTGGAGCCGGCTGGAGCGCGGCATCACCCAGCGGGTCAAGGCCCTCGAGATGTATCTCGACGACGTCTACGGCGACCAGGAGATCCTGAACGACGACATCATCCCGCGCCGCCTGATCACCTCTTGCGAGCATTTTCACCGCCAGGCCGTCGGCATCGTCCCGCCCAACGGCGTGCGAATCCACGTCGCGGGCATCGACCTGATCCGCGACGAGCGGGGCAACTTCCGGGTCCTCGAGGACAACCTGCGCTCGCCCTCGGGGGTGTCGTATGTGATGGAGAACCGGCGGACCATGGCGCGGGTCTTCCCGAACCTGTTCGCCACCCATCGGGTGCGGGCGGTCGACGACTACTCGTCGCACCTGCTGCGCGCGCTGCGCAACTCCGCGGCCACCAATGAGGCCGATCCCACCGTCGTGGTCCTGACCCCCGGGGTGGCAAACTCGGCTTACTTCGAACATTCGTTGCTGGCCCGTCAGATGGGCGTCGAGCTCGTCGAAGGCCGCGACCTGTTCTGCCGCGACAACCAGGTGTACATGCGCACCACCGAGGGCGAGCGCCAGGTCGACGTCATCTACCGGCGCATCGACGACGCCTTCCTGGACCCGCTGCAATTCCGCGCCGACTCCGTGCTGGGGGTGGCCGGCCTGGTCAACGCCGCCCGCGCCGGCAACGTCGTCATTTCCAGCGCGATCGGCAACGGCGTCGGCGACGACAAGCTCGTCTACACCTACGTGCCGACCATGATCGAGTACTACCTGGGCGAAAAACCGCTGCTGGCCAACGTGGAGACCTTCCGGTGCTGGCTGGACGACGAACGCGAAGAGGTGCTGGACCGCATCGACGAATTGGTGCTCAAGCCGGTCGAGGGCTCCGGCGGCTACGGCATCGTGTTCGGTCCTGAGGCCTCCGAGAAAGAGCTGGCCGCCGTCGCCAAGAAGATCCGCGACGACCCGCGCAGCTGGATCGCGCAGCCGATGATGGAACTGTCGACCGTGCCGACGCAGGTCGAAGGCACCCTGGCGCCCCGCTACGTCGACCTGCGGCCGTTCGCGGTCAACGACGGCAACGACGTGTGGGTGCTGCCGGGCGGGCTGACCCGGGTGGCCCTGGTCGAGGGCTCGCGGGTGGTCAACTCCAGCCAGGGGGGTGGCTCCAAGGACACCTGGGTGCTGGCGCCGCGCGTGTCGGCCGGCGACCGTGAGCTGGGCGCCGCCGAGGTGGTGCGGTCGCTGCCGAAGTCCATCCCGGACCCGGCGCTCGACGGTTCGCGGATGACGCAACAACAGCCGCGGCCGGCCGAGCCGCCGGACGAGCAGCCCCAACAGCAGCAACAGCAGAAGGCGGTGCACTGA
- the rpsT gene encoding 30S ribosomal protein S20 — protein sequence MANIKSQQKRNRTNERARLRNKSVKSSLRTAVRAFREAAHTGDKEKAAELLVSANRKLDKAASKGVIHKNQAANKKSALARALNKL from the coding sequence GTGGCCAACATCAAGTCGCAGCAGAAGCGCAACCGCACCAACGAGCGCGCCCGACTGCGCAACAAGTCGGTGAAGTCCTCGCTTCGCACCGCCGTGCGCGCGTTCCGCGAGGCCGCCCACACCGGCGACAAGGAGAAGGCCGCGGAGTTGCTGGTGTCGGCCAACCGCAAACTGGACAAGGCGGCCAGCAAGGGCGTCATCCACAAGAACCAGGCGGCCAACAAGAAGTCGGCGCTGGCGCGGGCCCTCAACAAGCTCTGA
- the holA gene encoding DNA polymerase III subunit delta — MHLVLGDEELLVERAVADVLRAVRKPAGTEPGADNIPVDRMRAGDVDGYELAELLSPSLFADERVVVLEAAAEAGKDAAAVIAAAAADVPPGTVLVVVHSGGGRAKALANELQSLGAVVHPCARITKASERADFVRKEFRALGVKADEGTVTALLDAVGSDARELAAACSQLVADTAGDVDAAAVRRYHSGKAEVKGFDIADKAVAGDVGGATEALRWAMMRGEPLVVLADALAEAVHAIGRVGPLSGDPYRLAAQLGMPPWRVQKAQKQARRWSRDTVATAMKVVAELNANVKGAVADAEYALESAVRRVAELADRGR, encoded by the coding sequence GTGCACCTGGTGTTGGGAGACGAGGAGCTGCTGGTCGAGCGGGCGGTGGCCGACGTGCTGCGCGCGGTGCGCAAGCCGGCCGGCACCGAGCCGGGTGCCGACAACATCCCGGTGGACCGGATGCGCGCCGGCGACGTCGATGGCTACGAACTCGCCGAACTGCTGAGCCCGTCACTGTTCGCCGACGAGCGCGTCGTGGTGCTGGAGGCCGCCGCCGAAGCGGGCAAGGACGCGGCCGCGGTGATCGCCGCGGCCGCCGCCGACGTCCCGCCGGGCACGGTGCTGGTGGTGGTGCACTCGGGCGGTGGGCGGGCCAAGGCGCTGGCCAACGAGCTGCAGTCGCTCGGTGCCGTCGTGCATCCGTGCGCGCGGATCACCAAGGCAAGCGAACGCGCCGACTTCGTCCGCAAGGAGTTTCGCGCGCTGGGGGTCAAGGCCGACGAGGGGACGGTGACCGCCCTGCTGGACGCCGTCGGCTCCGACGCGCGCGAGCTCGCCGCCGCGTGTTCACAGTTGGTCGCCGACACCGCCGGTGACGTCGATGCCGCCGCGGTGCGGCGCTATCACAGCGGGAAAGCCGAAGTGAAGGGCTTTGACATCGCCGACAAAGCGGTGGCCGGTGACGTCGGAGGAGCCACCGAGGCGCTGCGGTGGGCGATGATGCGCGGCGAGCCGCTGGTGGTGCTGGCCGACGCGCTGGCCGAAGCCGTGCACGCCATCGGCCGGGTGGGGCCGCTGTCCGGTGACCCCTATCGCCTGGCGGCGCAGCTGGGGATGCCGCCCTGGCGGGTGCAGAAGGCTCAGAAGCAGGCCCGGCGTTGGTCGCGCGACACGGTGGCGACCGCGATGAAGGTGGTGGCGGAACTCAACGCCAACGTTAAGGGGGCCGTCGCCGACGCGGAGTACGCGCTGGAATCCGCGGTCAGGCGGGTGGCCGAGTTGGCCGACCGGGGCCGCTAA
- a CDS encoding ComEC/Rec2 family competence protein, whose amino-acid sequence MVTAAGIWWPVGRVVASCCLVLVAAAGALACYAARRPGRTRRLPAIGAGLVAIGVVGAGFGLAIALRADAVGRHPITALFGTAAPVTVTPTESPLSLGPGHQGRLMFRATLQRLRADEMSGRVVVFARASDFGDMMVGQPVLFTARINRPARRDLTVAVLNASGRPTMGTAGAAQRAAHAVRSRFAAVARDTLPADRAAMLPALVLGDTSAVTAETGRDFRAAGMTHLTAVSGANVTIVCAAVLFSARLIGPRAAVALAAVALVAFVIVVQPTASVLRAAVMGAIALAGMLSSRRRQAIPALSATVLILLAVSPHLAVDVGFALSVLATAALVVVAPAWSRRLVGKGCPKPLADALAVAWAAHVVTAPLVAGISGRVSLVAAAANLTVAPVIAPITVLGSAAAVLCVPWPAGAQLLIRFTGPELWWVLGVARWAAAVPAATVPVPSGGPGVLAVAAATLVVAVLAALLWRWRWFRTAVGLVAVAVVICLLAWSVSGLVGPLVRAT is encoded by the coding sequence ATGGTGACCGCCGCCGGGATCTGGTGGCCGGTCGGACGGGTCGTCGCGTCGTGCTGTCTGGTGCTGGTCGCCGCCGCGGGCGCGCTGGCGTGCTACGCGGCGCGCCGACCCGGGCGGACTCGGCGGCTGCCGGCGATCGGGGCCGGCCTGGTGGCGATCGGCGTGGTGGGCGCGGGGTTCGGGCTCGCGATCGCGCTGCGCGCCGACGCGGTAGGTCGCCACCCGATCACCGCGTTGTTCGGGACGGCCGCGCCGGTGACGGTCACCCCCACCGAGAGTCCGCTGTCGTTGGGCCCAGGGCATCAGGGTCGGCTGATGTTTCGCGCCACCCTGCAGCGCCTGCGCGCCGACGAGATGTCCGGCCGGGTGGTCGTTTTCGCGCGGGCGTCGGACTTCGGCGACATGATGGTGGGCCAGCCGGTCCTGTTTACCGCGCGCATCAACCGTCCGGCCCGCCGTGACCTGACGGTCGCGGTGCTCAACGCGTCGGGCAGGCCGACCATGGGCACGGCCGGTGCGGCACAGCGGGCCGCTCACGCCGTGCGCAGCCGGTTCGCCGCCGTCGCCCGCGACACCCTGCCCGCCGACCGGGCCGCGATGCTGCCCGCCCTGGTCCTCGGCGATACCTCGGCGGTTACCGCCGAGACCGGCCGGGACTTTCGCGCGGCGGGCATGACGCACTTGACGGCGGTGTCGGGGGCCAACGTCACGATCGTGTGCGCGGCGGTGCTCTTCTCGGCCCGGTTGATTGGCCCGCGCGCCGCGGTCGCGCTTGCGGCGGTGGCGTTGGTGGCGTTCGTCATCGTCGTCCAGCCGACGGCGAGCGTGTTGCGGGCGGCCGTGATGGGGGCCATCGCCCTGGCGGGGATGCTGTCTTCCCGTCGGCGGCAAGCGATTCCGGCTCTGTCGGCCACGGTGCTGATACTGCTGGCCGTTTCCCCGCACCTGGCCGTCGACGTGGGCTTCGCGCTGTCGGTGTTGGCGACGGCGGCGCTGGTCGTCGTCGCGCCGGCCTGGTCGCGGCGCCTGGTGGGGAAAGGCTGCCCCAAGCCGCTGGCCGACGCGCTCGCTGTCGCGTGGGCCGCGCACGTGGTGACCGCCCCGTTGGTGGCCGGCATTTCCGGCCGGGTCAGCCTCGTTGCCGCCGCGGCCAATCTCACCGTGGCGCCCGTGATAGCGCCGATCACCGTGCTGGGCAGCGCGGCGGCCGTGTTGTGCGTGCCGTGGCCGGCCGGTGCGCAGCTGTTGATCCGGTTCACTGGGCCCGAACTGTGGTGGGTGTTGGGCGTGGCGCGGTGGGCGGCCGCCGTGCCGGCGGCGACCGTGCCCGTTCCGTCCGGTGGTCCGGGTGTGTTGGCGGTCGCCGCCGCCACGCTGGTGGTGGCGGTGCTGGCGGCGTTGCTATGGCGGTGGCGCTGGTTTCGCACGGCGGTCGGGTTGGTCGCGGTGGCCGTCGTCATCTGCTTGCTGGCGTGGTCCGTATCCGGACTCGTCGGTCCCCTAGTCAGGGCCACGTGA
- a CDS encoding ComEA family DNA-binding protein, with protein sequence MRTELPAERLHRRFGAEPETDSGGADAAPDNDASDDDQNSLLPRWLPDATQSRGWVARVRADPGRAGAVALAVVAALAVLITIFTLMRDRSAPVMSAKLPPVERAYTASPRSSASPGAGQPAGPDRPVVVSVVGLVHTPGLVTLAPGARIADALQAAGGPVNGADTIGLNMARPLGDGEQIVVGLAPVPGQPALGSSVATGSAPRPGAPAPAGPVSGAAKPKAGGVLDLNTATVEQLDTLPGVGPVTAAAIVAWRQANGKFTSVDQLADVDGIGPTRLDKLRHLVRV encoded by the coding sequence ATGCGAACAGAACTCCCCGCCGAGCGGCTGCATCGGCGATTCGGCGCGGAACCCGAGACCGACTCCGGCGGCGCGGACGCGGCGCCGGACAACGACGCGTCGGACGACGACCAGAACTCGCTGCTGCCGCGGTGGCTTCCGGACGCGACACAGAGCCGCGGCTGGGTGGCCAGGGTGCGCGCCGACCCCGGTCGCGCCGGTGCGGTCGCGTTGGCGGTCGTGGCCGCCCTCGCGGTGCTGATCACCATATTCACCCTGATGCGTGACCGGTCTGCCCCGGTGATGTCCGCCAAGCTGCCGCCGGTGGAGAGGGCGTACACGGCGAGCCCCAGGTCGTCGGCGAGCCCGGGTGCCGGCCAGCCGGCCGGTCCCGACCGGCCGGTGGTGGTCAGCGTGGTCGGCTTGGTGCACACCCCCGGTCTGGTCACCCTGGCGCCCGGCGCGCGCATCGCCGACGCGCTGCAAGCCGCCGGTGGCCCGGTGAACGGTGCCGACACGATCGGATTGAACATGGCCCGTCCACTCGGCGACGGCGAACAGATCGTGGTCGGGCTGGCCCCCGTTCCGGGGCAACCGGCACTCGGCAGCTCGGTCGCCACCGGTTCGGCGCCGCGGCCTGGGGCACCGGCACCGGCCGGACCAGTCTCGGGGGCGGCGAAGCCGAAGGCGGGTGGGGTGCTCGACCTCAACACCGCGACCGTGGAGCAACTGGACACCCTGCCCGGGGTCGGACCGGTCACCGCCGCCGCGATCGTGGCGTGGCGGCAGGCCAACGGCAAGTTCACCAGCGTCGACCAGCTCGCCGACGTCGATGGCATCGGCCCGACGCGGCTGGACAAACTGCGTCACCTCGTCCGTGTCTGA
- a CDS encoding acyl-CoA dehydrogenase family protein: MQLALTPEEAAFRDELRAFYTSQIPEELRELVRQGSSLSRDQIVTSHKILNDHGLAVPNWPVEWGGKDWTPTQHQIWADEMQLACVPEPLNFNVKMVGPVIAEFGSQELKRRFLPPTASIDIWWCQGFSEPEAGSDLASLRTTAVRDGDSYVVNGQKTWTTLGQYADWIFCLVRTDPQAPKRQAGISFVLIDMATPGISLRPIKTIDGGREVNEVFFSDVRVPANQLVGQENQGWTYAKFLLGNERTGIAGVGRTKVRLAEVKKRARQTGLLDDPLFAARLAEAENEVLALELTQSRVTTDSANGKPSPASSVLKMRGSQLQQIATELLVEVAGPDALPVGGGDIASPPWAQSSAPRYLNYRKTSIYGGSNEVQRNIIASTILGL, from the coding sequence ATGCAACTGGCGCTCACACCGGAGGAAGCGGCGTTCCGCGACGAACTTCGCGCCTTCTACACCAGCCAGATTCCCGAAGAGCTCCGCGAGCTGGTGCGTCAAGGCTCGTCGCTGTCCCGCGACCAGATCGTCACCAGTCACAAGATCCTCAACGACCACGGGCTCGCGGTGCCGAACTGGCCGGTCGAATGGGGCGGCAAGGACTGGACGCCCACCCAGCACCAGATCTGGGCCGACGAAATGCAATTGGCGTGTGTCCCGGAGCCGCTGAACTTCAACGTCAAGATGGTCGGCCCGGTGATCGCCGAGTTCGGGTCCCAGGAACTCAAGCGGCGTTTCCTTCCCCCCACGGCCAGCATCGACATCTGGTGGTGCCAGGGGTTCTCCGAGCCGGAGGCCGGTTCCGACCTCGCCTCGCTGCGCACCACCGCCGTGCGGGACGGCGACAGCTACGTCGTGAACGGGCAAAAAACCTGGACGACGCTGGGTCAGTACGCGGACTGGATCTTCTGCCTGGTGCGCACCGACCCGCAGGCACCCAAGCGCCAGGCCGGCATCTCGTTTGTGCTGATCGACATGGCGACGCCGGGCATCAGCCTGCGGCCGATCAAGACGATCGACGGCGGCCGCGAAGTCAACGAGGTGTTCTTCTCCGACGTTCGGGTGCCGGCCAATCAGCTTGTGGGGCAAGAGAACCAGGGCTGGACGTACGCAAAGTTCCTGCTGGGCAACGAGCGCACCGGCATCGCCGGGGTGGGCCGGACCAAGGTCCGCCTCGCCGAGGTGAAAAAGCGCGCCAGGCAGACCGGGCTGCTGGACGACCCCTTGTTCGCGGCGCGCCTGGCCGAGGCCGAAAACGAGGTGCTGGCACTGGAACTCACCCAGTCCCGGGTGACCACCGACTCCGCGAACGGCAAGCCGAGCCCGGCCTCGTCGGTGCTCAAGATGCGCGGCAGCCAGTTGCAGCAGATCGCCACCGAGCTGCTCGTCGAGGTCGCCGGGCCCGACGCCTTACCCGTCGGCGGCGGCGACATCGCGTCACCCCCCTGGGCCCAATCCAGCGCCCCGCGCTATCTCAACTATCGCAAGACCTCGATCTACGGCGGCAGCAACGAGGTGCAGCGCAACATCATCGCGTCCACCATCCTGGGATTGTGA
- a CDS encoding acyl-CoA dehydrogenase family protein encodes MDFQLSDEQALLRDTTRDLLSRTYDPESRNKIIETDLGWSRDVWSQLADTGILSLGFEPDEAGQIEIMVVLTEIGRRLAPEPVVHAALAPGALIAEHGSDAQRQLLDEVAAGQRLLAFAHLETGHRKPTPEVTTRAVRHGDSWTLSGTKNPVLAGDCADALVVSAALPDGGTGLFLVKGEAVNRRPYPTFDGQRGAQIDLDHTPAEPLGDAADVRDASPAIRDAIVRIQSALCAEAVGAMEEALRLTTDYLKTRKQFGVTLNKFQALTQRAADMYVSLELARSMSLYAAMSIADGNLDPVIASRAKLQVGRSGRHIAQESIQMHGGIGMTAEYPVGHYAARLTAIEHTLGSSQDHLQVLVDHVAEYDLARL; translated from the coding sequence ATGGATTTTCAGCTGAGTGACGAGCAGGCCCTGCTCCGCGACACCACCCGCGACCTCCTGTCGCGCACGTACGACCCGGAAAGCCGCAACAAGATCATCGAGACCGATCTGGGGTGGAGCCGCGACGTCTGGAGCCAGCTCGCCGACACCGGGATCCTGAGCCTCGGGTTCGAGCCGGACGAGGCGGGCCAGATCGAAATCATGGTGGTGCTCACCGAGATCGGGCGGCGGCTGGCGCCCGAACCCGTCGTGCACGCCGCCCTGGCGCCCGGGGCGCTGATCGCCGAACACGGCAGCGACGCGCAAAGGCAGCTGCTGGACGAGGTCGCGGCGGGTCAAAGGCTGCTCGCGTTCGCCCACCTGGAGACCGGCCACCGGAAGCCGACCCCCGAGGTCACGACTCGTGCTGTGCGGCACGGTGATTCGTGGACCCTGAGCGGAACCAAGAACCCGGTCCTAGCCGGTGACTGCGCCGACGCGCTGGTGGTCAGCGCCGCGTTGCCGGACGGCGGCACCGGGCTGTTCCTGGTCAAGGGTGAGGCCGTGAACAGGCGCCCCTACCCGACGTTCGACGGGCAGCGCGGCGCCCAGATCGACCTCGACCACACACCAGCCGAGCCGCTGGGCGACGCGGCGGACGTCCGCGATGCCTCCCCCGCCATCCGAGATGCCATCGTCCGCATCCAGTCGGCGTTGTGCGCCGAAGCCGTCGGCGCGATGGAGGAAGCGCTGCGCCTGACCACCGACTACCTCAAGACCCGCAAGCAATTCGGCGTCACGCTCAACAAGTTCCAGGCGCTCACCCAGCGGGCGGCCGACATGTACGTGTCGCTCGAATTGGCCCGCAGCATGAGCCTTTACGCCGCGATGTCGATCGCCGACGGGAACCTCGACCCGGTGATCGCGTCACGGGCCAAGTTGCAGGTCGGCCGGTCCGGCCGGCATATCGCGCAGGAGTCGATCCAGATGCACGGCGGCATCGGCATGACCGCCGAATACCCGGTCGGCCACTACGCCGCCCGGCTCACCGCGATCGAACACACCCTGGGCTCGTCGCAGGACCACCTGCAGGTGCTCGTCGACCACGTCGCCGAGTACGACTTGGCCAGGCTTTAA
- a CDS encoding PPOX class F420-dependent oxidoreductase translates to MVELSKEVIAFLSEGTRTGMLGYVAADGRPLVAPVWFIVDDGQLVFNTGRDTAKGHALARDSRIVICVDDPHPPYSFVQVQGTASLQDGAADLLEIATRIGRRYMGAERADEFGRRNAVPGELVVRVRPTKVISAFNIAG, encoded by the coding sequence ATGGTCGAGCTTTCAAAAGAGGTCATCGCTTTCCTGTCGGAAGGCACCCGCACCGGGATGCTGGGGTACGTCGCCGCCGACGGCAGACCGCTGGTCGCTCCGGTATGGTTCATCGTCGACGACGGCCAGCTGGTGTTCAACACCGGCCGTGACACCGCGAAAGGCCATGCGCTGGCAAGGGATTCACGCATTGTCATCTGCGTCGACGACCCGCATCCGCCGTATTCTTTCGTGCAGGTGCAGGGAACAGCCTCCCTGCAGGACGGCGCCGCGGACCTGCTCGAGATCGCGACGCGGATCGGGCGGCGCTACATGGGCGCCGAGCGCGCCGACGAGTTCGGCCGCCGCAACGCCGTGCCCGGCGAGCTGGTGGTGCGGGTCCGGCCGACCAAGGTCATCTCGGCGTTCAATATCGCCGGCTGA